The DNA region ATCCTTTGACACGAAAACTTCCCCGAAGATATTTTCAAATTCGAAAATGGAAATTCGTTTCTGTTCGTTagagactagagagagagagagtgatgcAGTTATGGAAGTTGTAGCGAGAGGGATGGTGGAGAGTGAGAGAGGCTTTAATACCCTGCGGAAAGGTCCACGTGAACGTCCCTGTGGTCGCAAATCGCAACCATGGACGCTAGTCAATCTATATCAGCGTTTGCGTTTGAATTATCTGCACAATCGCAAATAGCTTAAAACATGCGGTTTGTTAATTACATCAACTTGttggtatatataaattaacgtCACGCGTTTATCAGCGGTCTAATAATTTTTCTTGGATAATATGATAATATCACATGCAAAGACTCATTAACCAAGCCGGTACCGGTTCGAGGCGAAAATTAGCAAGGCTCAAGAGTGGTGAATGATTTTTATTCGAGAAATAACTTGATTAACGGAAAGTAACAAAACTGGCCAAATagggaaacaaaagaaactcaaaacaaagaaaactgaGATAAGTTCTTGGCTCAAATCTGATACACAGATCTCATGTGAAGAATCAGGTGAGAGTGAGGGATTTGAAATCAGAGAAGCATCTCAGCAATTTGAACAGCGTTTAGAGCAGCTCCTTTGCGTATTTGATCTCCACAAACGAATATGTCCAGCCTGAAAAATTCACAAAGTTAATAGACTTTTAACTTAATGGGAAGATTTGATCTTAAATTCAATAGAAACGAGTGAGACATTACCCGAAATTGCCATCTTGGGACACGTCTCGCCTGATCCTACCAACCGCTACATCATCTTTGTTAGAGACATCGAGTGGAGTAGGGAAGCTGTTAGAGGCACGGTCGTCTATAATGTAAACTCCAGGTGCTTTTCTCAACAGCTCCCTTGCTGTGTTCTGTTATAATACAATTACAAACAAGAACCTGATcataagtttctttttttatttttgtctctTAAGAAGAATCCTAGGCTCTAAAATATGCTAGCAGAACAAGTCCAAGTAATAACTTTAGGGTGCTTTAACGCTGCAATTGCCTCAAGAACTTACAAGCCTACTAACGCTGATTACAGGTATATGATTCCTCGAAAAAGAAGTTTAAAAAATGCCTATAGCATGCCGTTTAAGCCATGATTCAAATTTGACATTCCCTAGGAAGAACTACTAATAACACATTTAGTAGAAAAAAGAGTTTGAAGTTGTATTATTACTACCTCATCGAGGGGGTTCTCAAACTGTAGATTCACACTCTCTGCATGAGCACGCATAACCGGAACACGTATACACGTCGCTGTTACTTTTACTTCTGTGTCATTCTGCCAAGAGCAAGAAAGGTAAAAAAAACCTCTTTAAACACAACCAACAtattcaacaaacaaaaaaatacaaaaacatcTCTCCAAGTAACCACTCACCCAAATCTTCCTCGTCTCTTTCACAAGTTTCATCTCCTCTTCGTTGTAACCATTCTCAGTAATGGGAGCATTGTGCGAAAACAAGTTAAATGCATACTGTAGAAAgacaacaaaattaatcaaaaagtAATCCAAGAATCAGAACACTAAACCACCATTTGGAAAAATTGACTATTCACCTGCTGACTGAAGATGTTACAAGTCGGCGGTTTACCGGCTAAAACCTCGCGAGTCTGCTGCACAAGCTCTTCCATAGCTGCAGCACCTGCACCACTAGCTGCTTGATACGTACTAACCACCATCCTCTTCACCTGTTATAATAACAACCAATAAAACATTACTCACAAAACGCAGATTTAAAATtctgaagcaaaaaaaaaataatcaaaacctTAGCGTGATGATGAAGAGGCGTAACGGCCATCAAGCAGATAATGGTGGAGCAATTAGGGTTCGCAATCAACGCCCCTTTACCATTTCCCACTTTAATCCCTCGCATCGCCTCTGGATTCACTTCCGGGATCACCAGCGGGACTCCCTCGACCATTCGAAACGCCGAGCTGTTGTCGACGACAATCGTTCCCCTCTCCGCCGCGCGTGGCCCGAACTCCTTGCTTATAGATCCGCCGGCGCTGAACAGCGCGATATCCACGCCGTCGAAGCTCTCCGCCGTGAGCTCTTCGACGGTGTACTCGCGGCCGTCGAAGGCGACGCGTTTCCCCGCGGAGCGTTTCGACGCGAGCATCTTGACGGAGCTGTAGGGGAAGTCTCGATCGGATAGGACGGAGAGGAATTCCTGTCCCACGGCGCCTGTGACGCCGACGACGGCGAGAGAGGGCGCGGATTCCTGGAGAGACATTTTGACCCTTGCGGAGAGGGCTCTGGGTTTGGGCCTGAGTGGGAGTCTGGAGAGGAAAGAGGTCTGTGGGGTGTGGTGAGTGAGAGTCGCCATTGTCGCCGTCGTGAGgaggatgatgaagaagaagtgggaGTGAGGTTTTGGAGGCGGCCGATAATCAAGAGTGTGGGTCAGTGTGtgtaatcaaaatattaaatcatctCCATAATCCAGAACAGCAGGCCTTTTCAGTCTAAGGATTTTGAACGACAGGCTTTTTACTAACTCTGAGACACTGAAACAGCAAGATGTTTGACAGTCGTAAGCCAAAAACCATCATCTACCAGATTGGGTATATCCACACAACTTTCTCATGTGTTTCATTGCTTCTTTTGGAAAGTTTTAAGTAGTTGAAAAGTTTTAACAAAAGGTTTCTCCTGATCATGACGGATGTGGAttaagattttaatatttaaatccTCCCACAAATTAACAAAGAAGCACTGTTGTTAACATTCCTGGAGCAGCCTGAGGAAGAACAATTGATAATGACTTAATCGTTCTAAAACAGTACTCAAGAATCGAAGATACACACCAAAAAGTAGGAGATAGACATCAGCGACCGAATACAATATGAGTTAACGTGTGTGCACGTGCAGCAATGGATTGAAGGTTAGAACTTCCAACATATCTAGTAATAATACAGTAGTGCTCACACGAGCAAAAGGAATTAAAGATATAAAGAATATTCCTTTTGATCACACCTTACTTCCAAGCCACAGCATCGATGTCATCTCTTGCTTGTTTGTAAAGCTCGAGTCGTTTGGCTAAGGTTCCTCTTCGTTCCATTAGTTGTGGGTCTTCGTCCAACATCCCCCCAAGCTTCTCCTTCTGCAcccattttttttattgaaatcaTTAGAAAGTGCTCTCCACTCTTTAATATGAAAGggtaattttatattgttttaccTCTTTCCTGCCGACTTGAGCGTAGAAGAAGTTGAGGAGCGATCTCTTAGCTTCTCTAACTTGGCAGTAAACAACAGCTTTGGGAAGAGAGATTCTCAAAGTATCACAGACCATATTTATGTACGCACTCACGTTGGATCCTGAGTAAATTAAATTCATGGTCAAGACACATTCGATATGCCTCATTCGTAGTAAGGGTGAACCAGAGACAGTACCGATCTTTCTGAAGTGATTATCGGAGTGGATGTCTGCGTTTTGTGGTGGGGCATTTTTCGGGTTTGGTTTCTCTTTCTCGGGTTCAAGGTGAAGTTTTCTGAAGAACTCAACCGTGAGGTAGCTGGATTCCATGTCCACCAGACGCAGAACTGTTTTCCTGCTTTCGTCTCTGAATCTTTCGAGAGCTTCGTTAGCAGCAGCTGCTATATCACTTGCTAGAGTTGGGAATCGCTTCAGCTCCTGatagaaaaagaacaaaaacggGTTTTAGGATTGAAACATAACGTACAGGAGAAGTTCTCTCAACAGAAGACCTCTTCTCACCTCTGTTTCTGAAATCGACTTTCTGACCAGCTCTTTCAGTACAAAATGCACCTATGAGATATCAAATAGGAGTTAAAaatattgacaatttattagaAGTTAAGCCTCACAAGTGTTTGACCAAAACGAGAGAGTCTCATAGGTACTGAAATGTAGTAAAGACTCGGAAGCATACTGCATCGACGGTGGCTTCCGCTGGTCCTTTGAAATAGCTAATGGAACCATCAATGAGCCTTCTGTATCCTTGTTCAGGAGCAATAAGATGTGGCTGGTAACCATCTGCTTCTGAAACAACCTTCTGAACATTTCTGGTAGAGAGATGTCGATCAAAGGGAAGTTTCTTTAAGGCTGCT from Raphanus sativus cultivar WK10039 chromosome 8, ASM80110v3, whole genome shotgun sequence includes:
- the LOC108821414 gene encoding uncharacterized protein LOC108821414 yields the protein MATLTHHTPQTSFLSRLPLRPKPRALSARVKMSLQESAPSLAVVGVTGAVGQEFLSVLSDRDFPYSSVKMLASKRSAGKRVAFDGREYTVEELTAESFDGVDIALFSAGGSISKEFGPRAAERGTIVVDNSSAFRMVEGVPLVIPEVNPEAMRGIKVGNGKGALIANPNCSTIICLMAVTPLHHHAKVKRMVVSTYQAASGAGAAAMEELVQQTREVLAGKPPTCNIFSQQYAFNLFSHNAPITENGYNEEEMKLVKETRKIWNDTEVKVTATCIRVPVMRAHAESVNLQFENPLDENTARELLRKAPGVYIIDDRASNSFPTPLDVSNKDDVAVGRIRRDVSQDGNFGLDIFVCGDQIRKGAALNAVQIAEMLL